Proteins co-encoded in one Camelus bactrianus isolate YW-2024 breed Bactrian camel chromosome 6, ASM4877302v1, whole genome shotgun sequence genomic window:
- the FLRT2 gene encoding leucine-rich repeat transmembrane protein FLRT2 — protein sequence MGLQTTQGPSWGAFFLKSWLLICLGLSSQVSRILACPSVCRCDRNFVYCNERSLTSVPLGIPEGVTVLYLHNNQINNAGFPAELHNVRSVHTVYLYGNQLDEFPMNLPKNVRVLHLQENNIQTISRAALAQLLKLEELHLDDNSISTVGVEDGAFREAVSLKLLFLSKNHLSSVPVGLPMDLQELRVDENRIAVISDMAFQNLTSLERLIVDGNLLTNKGIAEGTFSHLTKLKEFSIVRNSLSHPPPDLPGTHLIRLYLQDNQINHIPLTAFSNLRKLERLDISNNQLRVLTQGVFDNLSNLKQLTARNNPWFCDCSIKWVTEWLKHIPSSLNVRGFMCQGPEQVRGMAVRELNLNLLSCPTTTPGLPPFTPAPSSGFATTQPPTVPVPTPSRGSPPLTPTASKLPTVPDWDGRERATPPLSERIQLSIHFVNDTSIQVSWLSLFTVMAYKLTWVKMGHSLVGGIVQERIVSGEKQHLSLVNLEPRSTYRICLVPLDAFNYRAVEDTVCSEATTHASYLNNGSNTASSHEQATSHSMGSPFLLAGLIGGAVIFVLVVLLSVFCWHMHKKGRYTSQKWKYNRGRRKDDYCEAGTKKDNSILEMTETSFQIVSLNNDQLLKGDFRLQPIYTPNGGISYTDCHIPNNVRYCNSSVPDLEHCHT from the coding sequence ATGGGCCTACAGACCACACAGGGGCCCAGCTGGGGGGCTTTTTTCCTGAAATCTTGGCTTCTCATTTGCCTGGGGCTCTCCTCCCAAGTGTCCAGAATCCTGGCCTGCCCTAGTGTGTGCCGCTGCGACAGGAACTTTGTCTACTGTAACGAGCGAAGCTTGACCTCAGTGCCTCTTGGGATCCCGGAGGGCGTCACCGTGCTCTACCTCCACAACAACCAAATTAATAATGCTGGATTTCCCGCAGAGCTGCACAACGTGCGATCCGTGCACACCGTCTACCTTTACGGCAACCAACTGGATGAATTCCCCATGAACCTCCCCAAGAATGTCCGAGTTCTCCATTTGCAGGAAAACAACATTCAGACCATATCGCGGGCGGCTCTCGCCCAGCTTTTGAAGCTGGAGGAGCTCCACCTGGATGACAACTCCATATCCACGGTGGGGGTGGAAGACGGGGCCTTCCGGGAGGCTGTCAGCCTCAAATTGCTGTTTCTGTCCAAGAATCATCTGAGCAGCGTGCCTGTCGGGCTTCCCATGGACCTGCAGGAGCTGAGGGTGGATGAGAATCGAATTGCGGTCATATCAGACATGGCCTTCCAGAACCTCACGAGTTTGGAGCGTCTGATCGTGGACGGAAACCTCCTGACCAACAAGGGCATTGCCGAGGGCACCTTCAGCCACCTCACCAAGCTCAAGGAGTTTTCCATCGTCCGGAATTCGCTCTCCCACCCCCCTCCTGACCTCCCAGGTACGCATCTGATCAGGCTCTATCTGCAGGACAACCAGATCAACCACATCCCTTTGACAGCCTTCTCGAACCTCCGGAAGCTGGAACGGCTGGATATATCCAACAACCAGCTGCGCGTGTTGACTCAAGGGGTCTTCGATAACCTCTCCAACCTGAAGCAGCTCACTGCCCGGAATAACCCTTGGTTTTGTGACTGCAGTATTAAGTGGGTCACGGAATGGCTCAAACACATCCCCTCCTCTCTCAACGTGCGAGGTTTCATGTGCCAAGGCCCTGAACAAGTGCGGGGGATGGCTGTCCGGGAGTTGAATCTGAATCTTTTGTCGTGTCCCACCACGACCCCCGGCCTGCCTCCCTTCACCCCGGCCCCCAGTTCAGGTTTCGCCACCACTCAGCCTCCCACAGTCCCTGTCCCAACCCCTAGCAGGGGCTCTCCGCCTCTGACTCCCACAGCCTCGAAACTTCCCACAGTTCCCGACTGGGATGGCAGAGAAAGAGCGACCCCGCCTCTTTCTGAACGGATCCAACTCTCCATCCACTTTGTGAATGACACCTCCATTCAAGTCAGCTGGCTCTCTCTCTTTACTGTGATGGCGTACAAACTCACGTGGGTGAAAATGGGCCACAGCTTGGTAGGGGGCATCGTTCAGGAGCGCATCGTCAGTGGGGAGAAGCAGCATTTGAGCCTGGTGAATTTAGAGCCCAGATCCACGTATCGGATTTGCTTAGTGCCGCTGGACGCGTTTAACTACCGAGCGGTGGAAGACACCGTTTGTTCCGAGGCCACCACGCACGCCTCCTACTTGAACAACGGCAGCAACACGGCCTCCAGCCACGAGCAGGCGACTTCCCACAGCATGGGCTCCCCCTTCCTGCTGGCGGGCCTGATCGGGGGCGCGGTGATCTTTGTGCTCGTGGTCCTGCTCAGCGTCTTTTGCTGGCACATGCACAAAAAGGGGCGCTACACCTCCCAGAAGTGGAAATACAACCGCGGCCGGCGGAAAGATGACTATTGCGAGGCCGGCACCAAGAAGGACAATTCCATCCTGGAGATGACCGAAACCAGCTTTCAGATCGTCTCCTTAAATAACGATCAGCTCCTTAAAGGAGATTTCAGACTGCAACCCATTTACACCCCAAATGGGGGCATCAGTTACACCGACTGCCACATCCCCAACAACGTGCGATACTGCAACAGCAGCGTGCCGGACCTGGAGCACTGCCACACGTGA